The genomic region gcCAAATTGGTTATACTTACTGAACATTTTAACTGAGAAAAGACAGTCTTCAAAACAAAGCTTTTCTGCTAAATAGACACAAATACGTTGccaacaaatattataaaaggcaAGTTTCATTAGTTTTGTTCAGGCAAAACCAGAATCTTCCGAATACGAGTACAAACAGGAATTGGTTCAATTTGGTTGTCGTCGCCAATTGATTGATGGATTCCAACGTATTTCAGCTGTTCACTCTGATGGATTGGCCGTTTGTTCAATAAGTTTTATTGTCGAATGCTTTTCGTAGTTTTAAGTAAGGGGAAGTTTTTAATGCCATTTTGGTGAATGAAATACgagtaaatatatatttctccGCCTATATATCTCCCGGGAAAAATCTGACAGGATATAGTTAAGTAGAGACAAAGAAATAAAGCTAATATTGATATAAGGACTTGTAGTAAAAGAACACCTGTAAGTTGACACCATTCAGTACCAATATTTTGGGAGCCATTTACAGAGTTGTAATATCGAAGTAATCTCTAGTATTGGCAGTCTAGGAAACGTGAGATGAAACACGTGTTTCTCAGGCAAATATAAGGTTTTATATTGACATTTGTTATTAAGTGATGTTTTTCTAGGAAGTCAATTACGTTAGTTCAGTGCCTTGCTTTCCTCTTGacgtattataatgtaaatatcaAAGTTCAGACTTTTATTAATATGATAAAATTTTAGCTTTTTCGGCATCAAATTTTGACGTCAAAATCAATTGATTCACCAATTTTGCCTTTTGGGACTTATcgttggttttatttaattttaaacttaaccATAGCAATATTAGCACAGctcagaaataaatatttaaaaaatcatacaaTTTAATACAAACCTCTAGAGTCCGATACAGTGAAAATTTTACGCAAGCCTAAAAGCGCTCTCTCGACTTGATAATACACTGAGTCAGTCTGTTTCGCACTTATCTTCAACCAATCTACGTCTGGGGACACACACCCTTCTCAGATCTTAATTTCTCAATGGAACAGACATTTTTTCGCCTTTTATTGCCAGATGTTCATTTTAGATAGGTGTACCTCGATTATAATGTAAAACGATATGTCCTTTATCTTTTCGCTTTTCTTTGCCTTCTGATGGCGCCTGATTTTCTTAATTACACGCTATTAGATAAATGGGAACTTCTTGTCTTGGGATGGTTACGTTTTCGCATATTTTTTGCTAAGTTCAAATTGTGCGCATTCATTCATCTCATATTGAGTGTGTTTGTCGGATTATCGACGGACCCTACTCGCGAAAAATCTACGCATGTATCATTAAGAGTTCCTTAGACCCTGGGATCAAAAGAAATTGTATATCTAATCCAATCGGGTTGTACCTAAAAGGCTTTGTAATCTTATAAGACGTGGGTGTTATACCATAAGCGTCTTTTCAGTTCTCTGTTCCCGAAGGGTACGTTTCCAAGAATTTCGTCTAAAATCGAATCTGCTACCTATCCAATTATCTCGACTCGATTACATAAGCACACGCTAGCTCAGACCTTCCCTTTCAACCTGTTTTGTAGAACTGTGCCAGAAAACGGCGTAACCAACATTTTTCAACGTAAAAATTACATCAGACTCCATAGCTCAATGGAAATAGAAAGTGGTGTGTGAGCGTTGCGTCAGTTGGAAAATTATGCGCTCGCGCCGAATGCCATGATTACGCGTTGAATACTAGTTTGATTAACCTAGTGGTCTTCTTTCGTTGGCGATGTCTGTTATTGATGGTTATGTTCAGTTTTTATGGGATAGACGTGTTCTAAAATCGTAATTTGACTGTTATGGTATGTATTATGTGTTAAGTATAAACATAGCTGTATCTCGTAATATCCTGATTTCTACAAACAGCATTTTTATCTCACCCGCTGACCAAAGAAAGCCAGGCAACAAGGTTAGTCAAAAACCTAAACGGCTGTAGATCCAATTTTCATTCGACGAGGTTTTTTATCCCGACAAAAACTTATTTGGGTTCTCGAACAAAGCCTTGTAAAGGAGCCTTGAATTCGTTTGCGCCGAAAAATTGGGCAGACCTGGGTCTTGTTCGCATAGAATAATGGACGTAAAATGTCCTGAATATACCAGTGAAGTCATTTATCTTAAAGAAGAAGTTATTTACAAAGTAATGCAACCTAGACATTATGTAATTGTATAATTGTGTAACAATGTACTCACTAATTAACTACCTTTGAATAACAGTCTGTTATGTAACATGTATATGGAATTTAATGAAAGcctaacaataattatgaataagTAAGAtacaatagaaatattattGTCTGCATGGGTACAGTATATTCATTTCATTGATAGGGACCTCATTGTTTTTAGAAAAGGTTAATTGTTTGCTAATTAAAGCCTATCTTAGCTAAGCTTATCAAATGTTTAGAAAAGAGAGGTTCTGACTGTCAAGAGTATTTCGTCTGCTTCTACATCTAAACTGAGAGcttgaatgtttgtttttttttttataaaatgcaaataaattacGATTTGGGTActgacattataaataaattcgatGATCTTACCAGGCGTAGGTAATCTGCGGCGAGCCGCAGATAACTTTAcgatttagtcattaaatacaTCCTGTTTTCTAATAATAGTAAAACAGATGcatctataattttattcaaggTTAGTAGTATGCTAAGCTAACGTACAGGAAAGCTATGTACCATATAGATGAGTCAGTGTGGAAAATGTGAAAGTATGTAGATAGGGAGATGAAGAACTATCGAGAAAAATAGAAATGGCTAAATGCTGATCAGCCTGAGCTTAGTCTCGATTCTTTAGGACACAAAAAGGGTATTTTCACGTTAATAGGTCAATGTAATCTATCAGAGATACGCGATTAGACAAGCCTACTATTATTACTTACGGACTGACCTATCCCAATCGaaagtcttttgttttaacgTTTCTATCACTTCTAAGACTAACACTCAGTATTAAACAAATGTATCACAAAACAATTAACGTAATTAATTTACCTCAAAGCTGAGTCACAGAGGGACGGTAATTAGTCTGACATGTCCGTCCGAACCCCTTTCTATCATGATGTCATATTCATTAAATATACGTCCTATCTATTGCCTCAATTAATAAAGGGACATTGTCTATATGACATAAGTTTGACTGTCTGTGTTTACGTTATTGGAACATTATTTTCTAGATCACTTTAGGAATTTGGTAGGAGTATTACGGGGAGTTTGGATTTAAATTAGGTTCCTAGGTATACTTACATAGAATTCAAAATGATCGTGTGTGTACTGTGACCTAAATAAACCTTTTGGGAAAACAAGACCTATATCATGGTAATTCTCTCCGTCTACATTGCCCTTTTAAATCTTGTATGCGTGAACCGGGAGCCAATCTGACCGTGCTTACGTATGAAGCCTTGCGCAGACAAGGGTCTGACCTTGGCGTACTTTTGTCTGCGAAAACAAAATACTCAAAATTGTATCACATGGAATAACAAACTTGAGTCATAGGAAAAGGTCGCCCGTACTTTTGAGAATAGAAAAGATCTTCAGCTTGTTTTCGTCAGTTCTTATTAAACGCTCTCTGTTTATTTCGAATTTTCAATACAACAGTATTTGTTTATCATCTCAACAAAGTAAGCGTTCATTTCCTTCCCGCCGAAATATGCGTGAGAAGACCACAACTGAACAGTAAAAAGACCTTTATTTGAAATACGAGTGCTCCTACTAAGATAACTGTTACAATCATCGCTAATTCTAGCACATTCTCACATAACTGACACAAATTAGCGTCCTACCTAACAGACAAGACGGCTCCATTCCCATTGCTCGCGTGTCCAATTCTATTTCATGCGCACGCGATGTTTTGCTATCAGCCATGTAAAAATATTCGCTCTTTATACGCCACATTACTCCTTATAATGATCGTAATGGACTCGTGTTCATCAATCATACAGTTGTTCACTAGTTATCGACACAATACTGATTTGTTTGAATTAGTCATCGTTTTTCGTGGTCTAATTCTTGGTAACACAATCAAATTGCTATTAGTCCTTCCATGTTTCGGCCTGTCGTAATTTTTTCAATCTCTCTGATACctagttcatttgtttgtagCAGATTATTCGTTTTCTTTTCTTCTACAGATTCTAATTTGAAATTCAGTTCTAGTTTTTATTCAGCATGTTCGGTAGGCGTTACGAATGAGATGGCATTTTAGCTCGGCTCGTCCGTTGttccttttttatcagccagtCTAAATGCCTAGACCACCCACAGTTCTATTCTCTGTCTATTTTAAGGCCAGATCTTTTCACGGATAACTTTGGTTTCATTGTTAtcttttatgttatattttattgttaaacatTTTGGATTTATCTCGCCGGTTCTTCTATTTGACCTTTGCCAATTTGAAAATTGGTATGTACTAATGGTATTTTTTCTCCAATTTCCAGTTTCATCGAACAAGACAAAGTGTCAGGCTTCTGGACGTGGATGTTCGTGTTATCGAAGCTGCCTGAGCTCGGCGACACGGTGTTCATAGTGCTCCGCAAGAAGCCGCTCATCTTCCTCCACTGGTATCATCACATCACCGTCCTGCTGTACACCTGGTACTCTTTCACGGAGTACACGTCGTCCGCGCGCTGGTTCGTCGTCATGAACTATTGTGTTCATAGGTGAGTACACTTcgccatttatttttttaagtacatatattagAGTATTTGGTCGGTAAGTAAGAGCAGAACGGATCGATACAtccatgaaattaaaattattctgttTAGTCTCGGCtgttacaaacataaaaatgagTCAAGCCTTATGGAAACTTGAAGAGTAGACCAAAAATTATCCTctagaaatattaacaaacatCGAATGTGAAATGTCGACTAAGGAAACGTACGGTcctttcaaaatacatacatatggtTCCTGTATTGATTGCCAATCAATTTTAATGGCTCCATCAAACTGTCAATCTATACTAGTTAAATAATTACCTTTATTGATGGATGTTTTGTTTACCCAATTGAGTAATGAACGCGGGGGCGTGACCAACGTGTAGCTCATTGTATAGAGTAGTTGTGTAGATCGTAGATACGACCATAGATGAAATTGTACATACAGCCTACATTAATTTATGGCTAGAAACCTTCTTCGTTGATAAACTTTGCGTTAACAATATTTGAATGTACGATTTGAGCTGCTGTTGCAAAGacaatttatacaaaaatacacgtttgcgtatttttgaaataataatactagCAGACCAACCAAGCAAAACAAACCGGACtgacaaagaaaaataacaagtaAAAACGATAGAAGGTGTATCAGTTGAAATACAAATACcaaattttggaaaataacataaaagtacTTGAATATTGTGTTACATTTAAATCTTACACTacgtacataaaaaaatatatacaataccattccaacaaaaaaatcttaaaacttcTAGTATGTAGTCAGTCGCCATTTGCTATTCAAGATCCACCCACGGCATCGGCATTTAACGAAGAGATATGGATGTCCCGTTGGGTTTCTTTAGTGTCGATAACTTCTGAATTGAACCAATTATTCTTAGAGGAAGTCCACTCATTGCTTTAATGGGTACCAGACCTTGATATCTTGGGCTAGACTCATAGGACGACCCGAATTTGTCTTTCTTTGTGAAGTTGACAAGtaaaaagtcggttaaaagagTACTTTATAAGTTACTTATGTGCTGCTTTAAATGAATTCAAATAAGGGAAGATTCTTAATCTAAGTGGTATTCAGTAGTGTTCTAGGTCAgtggggcccaacagggccaaagtaagagtctgacactccctcaccgctgctaacccacagcgggaggggtcatttgatgatttttgacgtcgcgTCGTTAAAAAGAAAAGTAGTGTTCTGGGTGTAGTTATTTGTTTACCATTTAGGTAAAAATTATGACAACAGCTTCTTCAAATATTCCAAACAAAACTCTTCAATtctaataatttcaaacaaaataaatatttatttattttgttcgaaattattataaatattaaaacaacatGACTAGGCCTTTTGGCGCTCTTTTCATCTTATCCCTTCTAAGGGGTAATACAAAAGTATTAGTTTTGGGTGGTTAATGAATCGCAAATGATTGATggtcgaattttatagaataacACCTGGATTAAACGAAGCATATCGGCAGACGAtaagaaattgtaaataaaaggcGTGGCACGGATTAAAATGCTGCTATCAGAAGGAAatagtatgtttttatataattacgTCAACGTGTAAGtaggatatattttaaatgGCATGCAAGCCGGACTTCCATAGAATAAATAAGCGTTATATTGAGCACTGCttttttcctgcggtttcacccgtgtcccggggTAAATTCTTCCCGTAACCAAATCAAAAAATGCCTAAGTTACTCGGGTATATGTAGTGCATTACCCtctcaacagtaaaataaataattcaaatcggttcaatagtccCCGAGTTTTTAGGGtacaagtaaacaaaacagtatttctcttcattatatgtatgtattagaatagataggtataatacttataaaaaacacattttacatTTGATATTTCCACACGTTAACAAGCAGTGTTTCCTTTGCACGGTCCAGTAGGCGCGTTTCGTCGTACCGCGGTATTTGATCTCAGCAAATTGCTCTATTCATAGCCCGGGCTGTCATGTCGTTCTCAAGTATTACTAACGGGTATCATCATCGTTTAGCTACTTGTTTACCTGTGTACACTGTAGACTGAGGTTTATAGTCGTATGGGGAATGAGGATATTGTTAATGGGAAAACTAGTTTAGGGTCTCCAAAAGTTAAGCTAACAGTCATGGGTTCTGCGGTTTAGATTTTCTGTTACAAAAGAGATCTGGATATACAGACACACTTTGTTAGTTATAATACTAATAGGTGTTATGTAGGGTAGGAAAACAGAAATACTTTCTCCTTCATAGTGAGTACATTTTTCTCTAAAACCAAGTTTTCTTCAATATTCTCAATCTCTTTCGACAATTTTAACGGATAAGAATTCAATGAATCGAATATTCTTGGAACAATATTTTCTGTGAAGCGATTACTTTTACGATATTACTCGATGTCATAAAATAACAAGGATTTTATTTCATACTGATGTTTTATCCTTTTGTgcaaaatataatatagcttaaATAAACACGAGTTCTAAGAACATTAGCGATATAAAGTGCTCATATTATAAGAATATACTAAATCGTTAAATAAacgaaacaatgaaataattaaagcaatttatgttaattaaaccAGTATGTTGAGTGACAGAATAATTGTTAGCGCGTTTAACAATTAAATTACTACTCAGAAAACTATTAAACTGTATtgtgtaagaaaatataatgGACATGACTATTTGCTAAACGAGATAATaaatatacactcagcggcacggaatttggcccaaacaaatacaagtagatatcagcccagatagctgttgtaaattctaatttcatatgacatattgtcagtcctttcataattgttaattaaaatacagaaaaatgtgtgtctgtttaatttttgtaacactagaaacagattccgttgttggaacacaaatcaggaagttaagtttaaattcggataaaaattgccgaagtactaagcacgttccaaaaaaaatttatgattatggtcgttttttgtttctctttttatcacaatttgatctgaaaattacccttactgcagcttaagttgctcaagtagtgttgctaagacgtcaagggtagaagcagcggaagatggttgaaactttaagtgcaccgtctacaagttaaagatatgcatagaaaatgtacgaccagactggcctttacacaagaagaccagaaagtgggggtataaggtgttcgtcggcgcacgacgaccgatttatcgtacgtgaaataatgaaaaatcggtttctcactgcgttagagatacgctaGCCTTTgtaaacagcaagagaagtcgaTGTCAGTAAGCGCACattaagaagaaggatggaggaacgagatctgcgtgctcgaagaccaactcgaggcccggaacttctcccgcactatcgcatagccagacttaggtttgcaagagaacatgcaaattagacgcatgaccaatggagtaaaattttatggaccgatgaatgcaaagtcgtcttaagagctccagacggccgtgaatgtgaatggagaaagcgcggagaatggtttcttcccaccactaccaagcaaacagtcggttttcatggtgggtccatcttggtttggcgaggcataagttcagaagcccgtactgaattattggttgtcgaaaatCGTCTGACAatagtgcggtatattgaagagaaccttcaaaatcatgttttaccctgtcagggattcataggaagtgaagaatttcgtataatgcaggacaatgcttgacctcacgcagctctttgagtaaccgattacttgtttgaggtcggtattcaaaaattggactggcctgcaagaaacccagccatgaatcctgtagaacatgtctggaacatgcttaaaagccaggtccaagcaagtcgtaacccaccacggactcttagtaaactgaaaaccgcgctggtagctgcctgaaAGGAGATCTCTCatgtggagataaaaaacatcctccagagcatgccagatcgtatgcaggcagtcatcagatcaagaggaagaaacacccattattaaaattcgataactttctgttttgttaaaaatgttgaattgaaaaagtttatggtgattattgcggtaaggactctgttttctaactcaatgaaacttaatgaaaatcctcacaattctgttgtttgttagtcattttcttttggaaaatgagtaaattaaacaattttaaaataaaacttcagatttttcatatatataatggttataaggctcaaatgtgtttgggccagattccgtgccgctgagtgtatttaTTAGACACATTAAAACGTGGATAATATCAGGAAAATCCTTATctgaacataattattttatgccaAGCATTAGCGATTAATAACTCGAAGCAGTTATTAAGTTAAGTATGTTAAAAAGATTGCTTGGtgaggaaaaaaatgttttatctatacattttttatttcaagttttgatgcaaatatttttgagtacGCTACGGGAAAAGTCAAACAAAGCAGTAGAGCAGGAAACTACAGGTTGCACTGGTATTATTTACGTTTAAGGATACAgccaaataaatatatctattgAATTAAAGTCAAATTGTTATCACTTAAAGATGTGTCTGATTTagtctgaaaaataataacctCTGAAAGTACTCCAAATAGACCTTGAGAAAATCATAATCTAACTGTATTATTTCTCTGTTTCCAGTGTAATGTACTCGTACTACGCGTTAGTGAGCATGGGCAAGTACCCGCCCAAGATGCTCGCGATGACCATCACGGTGCTGCAGCTCACGCAGATGATCGTCGGCTGCGCCATCAACATCTGGGCGCACAACTACATGGCCACGTCCGCCCCCACCAGCTGCCACATCAGCCAGATCAACATCAAGCTCTCCATGGCCATGTACTTCTCCTACTTCGTCCTCTTCGCACAGTTCTTCTACAAAGCCTACCTCTCCCCCAAAACCGGCAAGAAGGCCAAAACCGAACCCATCCCCGACGTCAGAGACGTCCCCGTCACCAAGAAGGTGATCAACGGTTACCCGCGGCAAAGGAACGGCGTTGTCGCTCACTAGTCGACGACACACGTGATATGTACTAGTTATATTGTACAGGTTATGGCTGTTATTTATTTGGTCACGATTGGGCTCGATTGCCGGTTCTATGTCTACCTCGCTAACGTAGTGGTAGGCGCGATCCTTGACAATATACAACCAGTGTTTTACTCCTGATGTTGCAATAGTTTTGTCCTCACATTTTTGTATTGTTCCCTGAATAGCAGTATAAAGTTTGTTATATATATCGGCGGTGGTGTCCAATCGCGGTCAGCCGACGCTAGAGACGTCGCCTCGTGTTACATTCCACGCTAGATCGACTGTTAGCTCGCGGCCGATGTCAGGCTCCACTAGCCCTGGCGACTACTGGCGACTGTCCGAATTAAACCAAACTTAAGTACACATTATGTAAGATTTACtcaagttttatttgaaaaccttTTGCCAAAAagactttcaaataaaacagttttttaaacattaactTCTAAGCTATAACGtgcttgttaaaaaaaactattttaatgcgTGAGAATTTGTCCACCGGACAAACCCCATATAGATAAGCGATAAGCCTTTAGCTGGCTATGTACAAAGTAGATGTAAATACTCATTGTAATCAAAATATGTAACCTAACATAATTGGCATTTTTAAGGAAATTCTAGTACAAATGTTAACTTAACGTTTATCAGTTTTAATTCCAACAGTCGTCAATTCGTCAGTGGTCAATTGAAAATGGCGGCGATCTCCTGGTGTCAAATACCATGCTTTTATATAGGCTCTGTGTACCGATGATTTAGGACGTGTGCTATTCGAGTAAAGGCTGCATCGAATTGAAAAAAGTCGAATAATTTATACAGTAACACTCGATTATCGAGTGCTTCGTGTACAGTCCATTTACAATCGAATCGAAGTGTCAAATGTTGTAAATAGTGTCGAATTGACACAATCTTGCcatgtttttgttgtattttttattttctgtaagtTATCAATCGATCAATGTTTTCAGATTTTTGTAATGCCTTTTTTTGAGTACATCACTTTTTTTATTCATctaatttttaaatagtttttttttttgtaaggtaCGTggaaacactgaaataatttcgaTGCAGTTAGTTCGTGACTatgttttattgcaaaataCTTGTTTAGTAAATACTAGTTATTAGATGATGTGAAGCAAATGAGCCATTATTTGTTGATGTATAATGCAAATAgtagtacatattatttttgacaaattaCTCTACCACAGGGTCTCATATTAAGTTATTAAGAATTTAAGTTTGACATAGTTTTAAATCTtcggattttaattaatttaggagTTGAGTATTGATTTTCAGGGACCCTGAataatttataagattttttaaattgttcaaaACATAGAAGATACATTCCTGGTATAGAAATGTGTgcgaattatattatttaagaaatccgtacaaattgttttgtaaatttatGGAATTATGTACACTCTCCTAAATTATTGTTTCACCAAGACCTGTATAAAAGCTCTACTTTGTTGTTATTGTGTCGTATTTATTacttaatgaaaaaaacttagtgatttttttaaataatttatttttaaagggaTAGTTTTACCTATACACTTTGTAAATGTTAAACGATGTTTTGCGCTTCATGTAAACCGAGTGCGGTGCGTAGGTGTAATACTTTGATATGCTTGTCAAACAAGTGCACAAAGTGTAATTATGTAATTCCTGATAGTGGAATAAGCAATATTAATGAAAGTTTCCTTTAAATTTACAGTTTCGGCGCGTTtagaaattaagaaattaattttagtatggGCAAACGTTCTTTTTTAAACTTGTAGACTTTGTTTAAGAAACAACGAGTGTTTGTAACGTAACGCGCCGCGGATATACGGGCGAAACAAAGTTCAAATGGACACTTCCACGCACTTACGTTAACTTGTGCGTTAACGTTACCGCGTGAAAGCTTAACAACCGACGGCATTTATGTAACGTAAACGCGGTCGTTGTGAATATATAGACTTAATTAGAATTAGTCCGCGACGCTCACATTGGACccatacaaattattatataagGCGTCTATTCAATGTCCAATCGCGTTCACGTGTATCTAATGTCGACTTCCCGTCGGCGATGAATATTAACCATTAGACTCGATTTATCCGTTAATAAAAGTACACGAAAGCTTTGGATAAACGATGGAACGCTAAATAGCGGTATTCTAACTTCACTGTTActaaattagtatagattatgcCCTGTAACTGTCCGCCAATTGACCTTTTTGGTATAAGCTCGCGTTTACTCTATCGCGCGGGTTACGTTTGGTACGACTTGCTCCCATGCTCCTTGAAAATGTAGTTAGTAGATAAATCAACtcacaataattaataaaaataagctgAAACTAATTTAAGGGAGAGCATGGGAAATTGTCCAGCAACATTTTTATTCGCTTAGTTTTAACGTCGAAGTCCCAATATCTTGGACTTCGGGAGCGTTTAAAAATGAGGCTCAGTATCAAATAGTTCCGTCGCGGTAGCTCCTAAAACTGGGCCTTACAAGAGTCAGTGTGcaaattagaatagtttttaGCGAAGGTCAATTTCGTCTAGTACCGTTTATAGAAGTCACAATTTTTAATATAGGCTATTTGAAATAGGCTGTTATTTTGTCCAGTTCATTGCTTTGTCATTAACGAATGGTGAGTTTTAGAACTACTTGTAGTATTAACAATCGACTAAGGTGGGGAATGACTTAGGTATAATTCGGGATCGGGGATTAGGTACTTAgtgcaaacaaaaacaatgcaGTTTACCTATGTAGCCTTTATTTTCGCCACCTAGAAGAAAGTACATTGcgaagaatttgttttttttttattattttatatcatctttttatttatttttctttgcctAATCATGTCTAATGGAAATTCAATGAAGGAGATTAATAATTATATGGTGCCGACTAAACGAAAAGCTACTGTCGCTTGATGTAACCCTTTGACAGACGAGTTTGTGTTCAACTCGACTTCtcatcacaacattttttattacaattaatcaatcaagtttctttaattttctaGCACCGTCAACGGGTTAACCTGCGTGGTCAAGGGGTTAAAGTTGCAATTAatg from Helicoverpa armigera isolate CAAS_96S chromosome 4, ASM3070526v1, whole genome shotgun sequence harbors:
- the Baldspot gene encoding very long chain fatty acid elongase 6, which translates into the protein MESPVMAYAYDITPNYSYIFEFENEFIHTDYRKWMTENWTVAFYYVGVYMAFIFGGQYYMQNRPRFELRRTLMIWNCSLAAFSIMGACRTLPEFIHVLRNYGIYHSICVPSFIEQDKVSGFWTWMFVLSKLPELGDTVFIVLRKKPLIFLHWYHHITVLLYTWYSFTEYTSSARWFVVMNYCVHSVMYSYYALVSMGKYPPKMLAMTITVLQLTQMIVGCAINIWAHNYMATSAPTSCHISQINIKLSMAMYFSYFVLFAQFFYKAYLSPKTGKKAKTEPIPDVRDVPVTKKVINGYPRQRNGVVAH